A single window of Methylobacterium nodulans ORS 2060 DNA harbors:
- a CDS encoding DUF1194 domain-containing protein, translating to MRRWVLACLACVICGAVGRSAETPAEVDLALVLAVDISLSMTADEQFVQRSGYVEAFRSPTVHQAVAQGQVGRIAVTYVEWAGVGNQRVVVPWTLISGRKDALAFAERLSQSPPRRSTWTSIASAIDFSVGLLTETRFQPVRRVIDVSGDGPNNQGRPVTRARDDAVAKGIVINGLPLMIREPSGPWDIKDLDLYYRDCVIGGTGSFMVPVREREQFAEAIRAKIVREVADRPPVPLILRTQTAPATNCFVGDRPSPDWD from the coding sequence ATGCGGCGATGGGTGCTGGCGTGTCTCGCATGCGTGATCTGCGGCGCCGTCGGGCGCAGCGCCGAGACGCCAGCCGAGGTGGATCTCGCCCTGGTCCTGGCCGTGGACATCTCGCTGTCGATGACGGCCGACGAGCAATTCGTCCAGCGCAGCGGCTATGTCGAAGCCTTTCGCTCCCCGACCGTCCATCAGGCGGTCGCCCAGGGGCAGGTCGGGCGCATCGCCGTCACCTATGTGGAATGGGCAGGCGTCGGCAACCAGCGGGTGGTGGTGCCCTGGACCCTCATATCCGGCCGGAAGGACGCACTCGCCTTCGCGGAGCGCCTGTCGCAGAGCCCTCCGCGGCGCTCCACCTGGACCTCGATCGCGAGCGCGATCGACTTCTCGGTCGGTCTTCTCACTGAGACCCGCTTCCAGCCCGTCAGGCGGGTGATCGACGTCTCGGGCGACGGTCCCAACAACCAGGGCCGGCCCGTCACCCGCGCCCGCGACGACGCGGTGGCGAAGGGCATCGTCATCAACGGTCTGCCGCTGATGATCCGCGAGCCGAGCGGCCCCTGGGACATCAAGGACCTCGACCTCTACTACCGGGACTGCGTGATCGGCGGCACCGGCAGCTTCATGGTGCCGGTGCGCGAGCGCGAGCAGTTCGCCGAGGCCATCCGGGCGAAGATCGTGCGCGAGGTGGCCGACCGGCCCCCCGTGCCCCTGATCCTGCGCACCCAGACCGCGCCGGCGACCAATTGCTTCGTCGGCGACAGGCCGAGCCCGGATTGGGACTAA
- a CDS encoding MucR family transcriptional regulator, with amino-acid sequence MSESEALAGYIELAADIVSAFVSKNPVPVGELPGLIASVHETLGRLGKDPVEQKSEPPTPAVPIRKSVMPDYLVCLEDGKKFKSLKRHLRSRYGLSPEEYRERWNLPTDYPMVAPNYAAARSELAKTMGLGQQRRRRSGRS; translated from the coding sequence ATGAGTGAGAGTGAGGCGTTGGCGGGCTACATCGAGCTGGCCGCCGACATCGTGTCGGCGTTCGTGAGCAAGAACCCGGTTCCGGTGGGCGAGCTGCCGGGCCTGATCGCCTCGGTTCACGAGACCCTCGGCCGGCTGGGCAAGGATCCCGTCGAACAGAAATCCGAGCCCCCGACCCCTGCGGTGCCCATCAGGAAGTCGGTCATGCCAGACTACCTCGTCTGCCTTGAGGACGGCAAAAAGTTCAAGTCCCTCAAGAGGCATCTGCGCAGCCGGTACGGCCTGTCGCCGGAAGAGTATCGGGAGCGCTGGAATCTGCCGACCGACTATCCGATGGTGGCGCCGAACTACGCGGCAGCGCGCTCGGAACTGGCGAAGACGATGGGCCTGGGGCAGCAGCGGCGCCGGAGAAGCGGCCGCAGCTGA
- a CDS encoding adenylate/guanylate cyclase domain-containing protein, whose translation MIPQHVWFWVAILALSAAAGVLYDVIFSNGIPVVAGIYGLCIGASALMLERGVLMPRLQSRFRRLPTFLYVPVAELAYVGMIALGHAAGGVVVWGTGLSAEPFASSVVPSLRALVYALAVSALLVFVVRMRDLIGAEVFVNLMVGRYHRPVEEERIFLFVDVVGSTAYAEMHGDLKAQAYLSAVFAAIAEPVRRCQGSTDDFIGDMALITWPMARGLQEARCVACIFAIRDALAREAPAWRERFGTVPEVRAALHGGSVVTAEVGVDRHKIAYFGDAVNVTARIETLCRTLDAPVLISADLLDLLPHLPAGIRARPLGRHALRGRGQALSVAALEQDQATLR comes from the coding sequence CTGATCCCGCAACACGTCTGGTTCTGGGTCGCCATCCTCGCCCTCAGCGCCGCGGCGGGCGTCCTCTACGACGTGATCTTCAGCAACGGCATCCCGGTCGTGGCCGGGATCTACGGTCTCTGCATCGGGGCGAGCGCGCTCATGCTGGAGCGGGGCGTGCTGATGCCGCGCCTTCAGTCACGCTTTCGCCGCCTGCCGACCTTCCTCTACGTGCCGGTGGCCGAACTCGCCTATGTGGGGATGATCGCGCTCGGACATGCGGCCGGCGGCGTCGTGGTCTGGGGCACCGGCTTGAGCGCGGAGCCCTTCGCCAGTTCCGTCGTGCCGTCCCTGCGTGCGCTCGTCTACGCGCTCGCGGTCTCCGCCCTGCTCGTCTTCGTCGTGCGGATGCGCGACCTCATCGGCGCGGAGGTCTTCGTCAACCTGATGGTCGGCCGCTATCACCGGCCCGTCGAAGAGGAGCGCATCTTCCTGTTCGTGGACGTGGTCGGCTCGACCGCCTATGCGGAGATGCATGGCGACCTGAAGGCGCAGGCCTATCTGTCGGCGGTGTTCGCCGCGATCGCCGAGCCCGTGCGCCGCTGCCAGGGATCCACCGACGACTTCATCGGCGACATGGCGCTGATCACCTGGCCGATGGCCCGCGGGCTGCAGGAGGCGCGCTGCGTCGCCTGCATCTTCGCCATCCGCGACGCTCTGGCCCGTGAGGCGCCCGCCTGGCGCGAGCGCTTCGGGACGGTGCCGGAGGTTAGGGCCGCGCTCCACGGCGGCTCCGTCGTAACCGCGGAGGTGGGCGTCGACCGGCACAAGATCGCGTATTTCGGCGATGCCGTGAACGTCACGGCGCGCATCGAAACCCTCTGCCGCACCCTCGACGCGCCCGTCCTCATCTCCGCCGACCTTCTCGACCTGCTGCCTCACCTTCCGGCCGGCATCCGGGCGCGGCCTCTGGGGCGCCACGCGCTGCGCGGACGGGGCCAGGCGCTCTCGGTCGCCGCCCTCGAACAGGATCAGGCGACGCTGCGCTGA
- a CDS encoding EF-hand domain-containing protein, translated as MIGSLRHAALAMALIVAAPTGWSGSAEAKPKGADRTIAAVDTDADGTIDLTEAKAAASKVFDAAEKDADGTVDAKELKGRLSRKELKAADSDNDGTLTKDEFLALVEARFKAADPDGDGTVDAKELATPAGRALSRLLK; from the coding sequence ATGATCGGATCCCTTCGACATGCCGCGCTGGCGATGGCGCTTATCGTTGCCGCACCGACCGGCTGGAGCGGCAGCGCCGAGGCGAAGCCCAAGGGCGCGGACCGCACGATCGCGGCGGTCGACACCGATGCGGACGGCACGATCGACCTCACCGAGGCCAAGGCGGCAGCCTCCAAGGTGTTCGACGCGGCGGAGAAGGATGCCGACGGGACGGTCGACGCCAAGGAACTGAAGGGCCGGCTGAGCCGCAAGGAGCTGAAGGCCGCCGATTCGGACAACGACGGGACGCTCACCAAGGACGAGTTCCTCGCCCTGGTGGAGGCCCGCTTCAAGGCCGCCGACCCGGACGGCGACGGCACTGTCGACGCCAAGGAACTTGCTACGCCCGCCGGCAGGGCGCTGTCCCGGCTCCTGAAGTAA
- a CDS encoding hemolysin family protein, translating into MIFSDSPWGTGLGLFAVVFLVFANGFFVAAEFALVAVRRSRVQELVAEKRANAAALQRATDHLDAHLAATQLGITISSLALGWVGEPALAHLIEPLLAWLPPPLGAASAHAISVVVAFVVITALHIVLGELAPKSLALQRSERTALAVVRPLRLFLLLFRPAIAFLNGLGNGVLRLFGLQPGSGEDSLHSPAELTLLVAASQEAGLIQEAQQEAVARIFGIGERRIRDIMTPRHEVDWVDIEEPREAILETVRACRHEALVASRGEIHEIVGVLRKQDILNQILDGTSVDIAPLIREPIVVHEGMPILRVLETFKAKPVRMAIVVDEYGNLEGIVTQTDLLEAIAGDIPDAEDEEPMVVERQDGSLLIDGMMPAVEAFERLGFSNPPDTDDYSTLAGYVISELGRIPSAGDAFERQGWRFEVIDMDGRRVDKILAERAPA; encoded by the coding sequence GTGATTTTTTCCGACAGTCCTTGGGGAACGGGCCTTGGCCTGTTCGCCGTCGTGTTCCTGGTCTTCGCGAACGGGTTCTTCGTCGCGGCCGAGTTCGCCCTCGTGGCGGTGCGGCGCAGCCGGGTGCAGGAACTGGTGGCGGAGAAGCGAGCCAACGCCGCCGCTCTCCAGCGGGCGACCGACCATCTCGACGCGCATCTCGCGGCGACGCAGCTCGGCATCACCATCTCGTCGCTCGCCCTCGGCTGGGTCGGCGAGCCGGCTCTGGCCCACCTGATCGAGCCGCTGCTCGCATGGCTGCCGCCGCCCCTGGGAGCGGCGAGCGCCCACGCGATCTCGGTCGTCGTGGCGTTCGTGGTGATCACGGCCCTGCACATCGTGCTCGGCGAACTCGCGCCCAAGAGCCTCGCGCTCCAGCGCAGCGAGCGCACCGCCCTGGCCGTGGTCCGGCCCCTCCGGCTGTTCCTGCTCCTGTTCCGTCCGGCGATCGCCTTCCTCAACGGGCTCGGGAACGGCGTCCTGCGCCTGTTCGGTCTCCAGCCCGGCTCGGGCGAGGATTCGCTGCATTCCCCGGCCGAGCTCACCCTCCTCGTCGCGGCGAGCCAGGAGGCCGGCCTGATCCAGGAGGCGCAGCAGGAGGCGGTCGCGCGCATCTTCGGCATCGGCGAGCGGCGCATCCGGGACATCATGACCCCGCGCCACGAGGTCGACTGGGTCGACATCGAGGAGCCTCGGGAGGCGATCCTCGAAACCGTGCGGGCCTGCCGTCACGAGGCGCTGGTGGCGAGTCGGGGCGAGATCCACGAGATCGTCGGCGTCCTGCGCAAGCAGGACATCCTCAACCAGATCCTCGACGGGACCTCCGTCGACATCGCGCCCCTGATCCGCGAGCCGATCGTGGTGCATGAGGGGATGCCGATCCTGCGCGTGCTCGAGACCTTCAAGGCCAAGCCGGTACGCATGGCGATCGTCGTGGACGAATACGGCAACCTCGAAGGCATCGTCACCCAGACCGACCTTCTGGAGGCGATCGCAGGCGACATTCCGGACGCAGAGGACGAGGAGCCGATGGTGGTGGAGCGGCAGGACGGCTCGCTCCTGATCGACGGCATGATGCCGGCGGTCGAAGCCTTCGAGCGCCTGGGCTTCAGCAATCCGCCGGACACGGACGATTATTCCACCCTCGCCGGATACGTGATCTCCGAACTCGGCCGCATCCCGTCGGCGGGAGACGCCTTCGAGCGGCAGGGCTGGCGCTTCGAGGTCATCGACATGGACGGTCGCCGCGTCGACAAGATCCTGGCCGAGCGCGCACCCGCCTGA
- a CDS encoding PilZ domain-containing protein: MMQTSRAIPPPGTPPESPATVLRISGRYLLPNGHEHACETRTFSLTEAELIAAVPGLPGDPVTIYLNTIGAVTGVIRSLTPAGFIVAIEIGPGRRARIAARLAWLAARASGKIDQRSDVRIVPATKAVQVKLPDGSVLPGSLIDLSMTGAAIAVAARPAVGATVTVGKRFATVVRHLDGGIAVAFRLPFRPETFNESVVL; this comes from the coding sequence ATGATGCAGACCTCACGAGCGATCCCCCCGCCGGGCACGCCCCCGGAATCCCCCGCGACGGTCCTGCGGATCTCCGGCCGCTACCTCCTGCCGAACGGCCACGAGCATGCCTGCGAGACGCGCACCTTCTCCCTGACCGAAGCGGAGTTGATCGCCGCCGTCCCGGGGCTGCCGGGCGATCCGGTCACGATCTATCTCAACACGATCGGCGCGGTCACGGGCGTGATCCGCAGCCTGACGCCCGCAGGCTTCATCGTGGCGATCGAGATCGGCCCGGGGCGCCGTGCCCGCATCGCCGCGCGGCTCGCCTGGCTCGCCGCCCGCGCCAGCGGCAAGATCGACCAGCGCAGCGATGTGCGCATCGTTCCGGCGACAAAGGCAGTTCAGGTGAAGCTTCCGGACGGCTCGGTGCTGCCCGGGAGCTTGATCGATCTCTCGATGACCGGAGCCGCCATCGCGGTCGCGGCCCGGCCGGCCGTCGGCGCGACCGTGACTGTGGGCAAGCGCTTCGCGACCGTCGTGCGCCACCTCGACGGCGGGATCGCAGTCGCCTTCCGGCTGCCCTTCCGCCCCGAAACCTTCAACGAGTCGGTGGTGCTCTGA
- a CDS encoding GGDEF domain-containing protein, whose amino-acid sequence MILDAPTLMAVTVFVALIVGMLFLLSWGQARRTQALAVWGLAHLIGAGGSALLCGRGVIPDWLSIGLANTLLLLAYGMIWSGARSFEGRRTAPTALMAAPALWIAACLVPAFYESVTARVILASSAASVLCLLCAHEFWRGRPEPLVSRGPAILLLASQAALYAVRIPASLVFPVPAVNPVASPWVAVLCFAALLYMVAIAFLFMALAKERLEWEQRLSALTDPLTGVVNRRGLEERASVLLASGRATLLLFDLDHFKRINDTFGHGIGDAVLVGFCTLARTLLPPQAVFGRLGGEEFACVLPGDSAAEPIAETIRHALAGMRAECIPNLRVTVSVGAARGEAGLDALLERADRALYRAKRLGRDRVVWDGPAPRPVREISAAS is encoded by the coding sequence ATGATCCTCGACGCCCCGACCCTGATGGCCGTGACGGTGTTCGTCGCCCTTATCGTCGGGATGCTTTTCCTGCTGTCGTGGGGACAGGCGCGGCGAACGCAGGCGCTCGCCGTCTGGGGGCTCGCGCATCTGATCGGCGCGGGGGGCTCGGCCCTGCTCTGCGGGCGGGGCGTCATCCCGGACTGGCTGTCGATCGGCCTCGCCAACACGCTGCTCCTCCTGGCCTATGGGATGATCTGGAGCGGCGCCCGCAGCTTCGAGGGCCGCCGGACCGCGCCCACCGCCCTGATGGCGGCGCCCGCCCTTTGGATTGCGGCCTGCCTCGTGCCCGCCTTCTACGAATCGGTCACCGCGCGGGTGATCCTGGCCTCGAGCGCGGCATCCGTGCTGTGCCTGCTGTGCGCCCACGAATTCTGGCGCGGACGCCCCGAGCCGCTCGTCTCCCGCGGCCCCGCCATCCTGCTCCTCGCGAGCCAGGCGGCGCTATACGCGGTGCGGATCCCGGCGAGCCTCGTCTTTCCGGTGCCGGCGGTGAATCCGGTGGCGAGCCCCTGGGTCGCGGTGCTCTGTTTCGCGGCGCTCCTCTACATGGTGGCGATCGCCTTCCTGTTCATGGCGCTGGCCAAGGAGCGGCTCGAATGGGAGCAGCGGCTCAGCGCGCTGACCGATCCGCTCACCGGCGTCGTCAATCGCCGCGGGCTGGAGGAGAGGGCCTCGGTCCTGCTGGCAAGCGGACGGGCGACGCTCCTCCTGTTCGACCTCGACCACTTCAAGCGCATCAACGATACGTTCGGGCATGGGATCGGGGATGCGGTGCTGGTCGGCTTCTGCACGCTGGCGCGGACACTTCTGCCGCCGCAGGCGGTGTTCGGCCGCCTGGGCGGCGAGGAATTCGCCTGCGTGCTGCCGGGCGATTCCGCCGCGGAGCCGATCGCCGAGACGATCCGGCATGCGCTGGCGGGCATGCGCGCCGAGTGCATCCCGAACCTTCGGGTGACGGTGAGCGTCGGAGCCGCGCGCGGCGAAGCGGGGCTCGACGCACTCCTCGAACGCGCCGACAGGGCGCTCTACCGGGCCAAGCGCCTCGGGCGCGACCGCGTGGTGTGGGACGGGCCGGCGCCGCGTCCCGTCCGGGAGATCAGCGCCGCTTCATGA
- a CDS encoding cytochrome c-type biogenesis protein has product MSRPKAVLTSLALLSLLALSSAAHAVQPDEVMADPKLEARARDISAGLRCLVCQNQSIDDSDAPLARDLRLIVRERLRQGDDDKAVVDYVVRRYGEFVLLRPVLAWHTALLWLTPPLVLALGGLGLWLRTRRRRPSPPAALSAAEEAALSDLMKRR; this is encoded by the coding sequence ATGTCCCGCCCGAAAGCCGTCCTGACCTCCCTGGCGCTGCTCTCGCTCCTCGCCCTCTCCTCTGCCGCGCATGCGGTGCAGCCGGACGAGGTGATGGCGGATCCCAAACTCGAAGCGCGCGCGCGGGACATCTCGGCCGGGCTGCGCTGCCTCGTGTGCCAGAACCAGTCGATCGACGATTCCGACGCGCCGCTCGCCCGCGATTTGCGCCTGATCGTGCGCGAGCGGCTGCGCCAGGGCGACGACGACAAGGCGGTCGTCGACTACGTCGTGCGGCGCTACGGGGAATTCGTGCTCCTGCGCCCGGTACTGGCCTGGCACACGGCCCTGCTCTGGCTCACCCCTCCGCTGGTGCTCGCGCTCGGGGGCCTGGGGCTGTGGCTGCGGACCCGCCGCCGGAGGCCCTCCCCGCCCGCCGCGCTCTCGGCCGCCGAGGAGGCCGCCCTCTCCGACCTCATGAAGCGGCGCTGA
- a CDS encoding heme lyase CcmF/NrfE family subunit encodes MLIEAGHYALALALALSLAQAVMPVWAARTGDPVLRGVAVPAALASFVCIAFAFGALTFAHVTSDFSVLNVFENSHALKPMVYKISGVWGNHEGSMLLWVLILALFGAIVALARDSVPATLRANTLGVQATITFVFLLFILTTSNPFARLNPAPVEGRDLNPILQDPGLAIHPPLLYLGYVGFSITFAFAIAALIEGRLDAVWARAVRPWTLLAWCFLTVGIAMGSYWAYYELGWGGWWFWDPVENASLMPWLAGTALIHSTIVMEKRDALKVWTVLLAILTFSLSLLGTFLVRSGVLTSVHTFATDPARGTFILAILVLFIGGSLTLFAWRAPSLRQGGLFAPISREGALVLNNLFLSAACATVLVGTLYPLVLESLTAEKISVGAPFFNLTFLPLVVPLLLAVPFGQTLAWKRGDLIAAAQRLLVGVAAGILAVLGLLAIRAGGPVAAPLGVGLGTYLVVGAVMEIVTRAKGGSLGLSLRRATGLPRSAWGTALAHAGVGLTVIGIAAQAWSVEALATVPRGGTLTAGPYTATLTGVVPRTGPNYTETVAQLAIRGSDGALEGRLEPGKRFYGTRNMAVSEASLLTLGLGQVYASVGESQPDGALGIRLYYKPLVLLIWLGAVVMALGGGLSLTDRRFRIGAPARSRSRAQAPAPTTPVAAE; translated from the coding sequence TTGCTCATCGAGGCTGGTCACTACGCGCTTGCGCTCGCGCTCGCCCTGTCGCTCGCGCAGGCGGTAATGCCGGTCTGGGCCGCGCGCACCGGCGATCCGGTCCTGCGCGGCGTCGCGGTGCCGGCGGCGCTCGCGAGCTTCGTCTGCATCGCCTTCGCGTTCGGCGCCCTTACCTTCGCGCATGTCACCTCGGATTTCTCGGTCCTGAACGTCTTCGAGAATTCCCATGCCCTCAAGCCGATGGTCTACAAGATCTCCGGCGTCTGGGGGAATCACGAGGGCTCGATGCTCCTCTGGGTGCTGATCCTGGCACTGTTCGGGGCGATCGTGGCGCTCGCCCGGGATTCGGTGCCCGCGACGCTCAGGGCCAACACGCTCGGCGTTCAGGCCACGATCACCTTCGTGTTCCTGCTCTTCATCCTGACGACGTCGAACCCCTTCGCGCGGCTCAACCCGGCGCCGGTCGAGGGCCGCGACCTCAACCCGATCCTCCAGGATCCAGGCCTCGCGATCCACCCGCCGCTGCTCTATCTGGGCTATGTCGGCTTCTCGATCACCTTCGCGTTCGCCATCGCGGCCCTGATCGAGGGGCGCCTCGACGCCGTCTGGGCGCGGGCGGTGCGGCCCTGGACGCTGCTCGCCTGGTGCTTCCTCACGGTCGGCATCGCGATGGGCTCCTACTGGGCCTATTACGAGCTCGGCTGGGGCGGCTGGTGGTTCTGGGATCCGGTCGAGAACGCCTCGCTGATGCCCTGGCTCGCCGGCACCGCGCTCATCCACTCCACGATCGTCATGGAGAAGCGCGACGCGCTCAAGGTCTGGACGGTGCTCCTCGCCATCCTGACCTTCTCGCTGTCGCTGCTCGGCACCTTCCTGGTGCGCTCCGGGGTGCTGACCTCGGTCCACACCTTCGCGACGGATCCGGCGCGGGGCACCTTCATCCTGGCCATCCTGGTCCTGTTCATCGGCGGGTCCCTCACGCTGTTCGCGTGGCGGGCGCCGAGCCTGCGGCAGGGCGGGCTGTTCGCGCCGATCTCCCGCGAGGGGGCGCTGGTGCTGAACAACCTCTTCCTCTCGGCGGCCTGCGCCACCGTCCTCGTCGGCACCCTCTATCCGCTCGTGCTCGAATCGCTGACGGCGGAAAAAATCTCGGTCGGCGCCCCCTTCTTCAACCTCACCTTCCTGCCGCTCGTGGTGCCGCTCCTCTTGGCTGTGCCCTTCGGGCAGACGCTCGCCTGGAAGCGCGGCGATCTCATTGCTGCGGCCCAGCGCCTCCTCGTCGGGGTCGCGGCCGGGATTCTGGCGGTGCTCGGGCTCCTGGCGATCCGCGCCGGCGGGCCGGTCGCCGCCCCCTTAGGGGTCGGGCTCGGCACCTATCTGGTCGTCGGGGCGGTGATGGAGATCGTGACGCGCGCGAAGGGAGGCTCGCTCGGCCTGTCGCTGCGCCGCGCCACGGGTCTGCCGCGCTCGGCCTGGGGCACGGCACTCGCCCATGCGGGCGTCGGGCTCACGGTGATCGGCATCGCCGCGCAGGCCTGGAGCGTCGAGGCCCTCGCCACCGTCCCGCGCGGCGGCACCCTCACGGCCGGCCCCTACACGGCGACGCTCACCGGCGTGGTGCCGCGGACGGGCCCGAACTACACCGAGACGGTGGCCCAGCTCGCCATCCGTGGCTCCGACGGCGCGCTCGAAGGCCGGCTGGAGCCGGGCAAGCGCTTCTACGGCACCCGCAACATGGCGGTGAGCGAGGCGAGCCTGCTCACGCTCGGCCTCGGCCAGGTCTATGCCAGCGTCGGCGAGAGCCAGCCGGACGGGGCGCTCGGCATCCGGCTCTACTACAAGCCGCTCGTCCTGCTGATCTGGCTCGGCGCCGTGGTGATGGCCCTCGGCGGCGGCCTGTCGCTCACCGACCGGCGCTTCCGGATCGGCGCCCCGGCCAGGAGCCGGTCGCGCGCGCAGGCCCCGGCCCCGACGACCCCCGTGGCGGCGGAGTAG
- the ccmE gene encoding cytochrome c maturation protein CcmE, translating into MTRKQRRLMLIGVCGAVLAVALGLVLWAMRGTIVFFRSPSEIASQAVAPGVRFRLGGLVQEGSVQRGPDGRVAFVVTDNGATVPVRYQGLLPDLFREGQGVVAEGMLEPGGMFRADTVLAKHDETYMPREVADALKKQGHWQGEAKHPGGTAPAPQTASGEKPALRQQ; encoded by the coding sequence GTGACCCGCAAGCAGCGTCGGCTGATGCTCATCGGCGTCTGCGGGGCGGTACTCGCGGTGGCGCTCGGCCTCGTCCTGTGGGCGATGCGCGGCACCATCGTGTTCTTCCGGTCGCCGAGCGAGATCGCCAGCCAGGCGGTGGCGCCGGGCGTGCGCTTCCGTCTCGGCGGCCTCGTGCAGGAGGGGTCCGTGCAGCGCGGTCCCGACGGGCGGGTCGCCTTCGTGGTCACCGATAATGGTGCCACCGTGCCGGTGCGCTATCAGGGGCTGCTCCCCGATCTCTTCCGCGAAGGCCAGGGCGTCGTCGCCGAGGGGATGCTCGAGCCCGGCGGCATGTTCCGGGCCGACACCGTGCTCGCCAAGCACGACGAGACCTACATGCCCCGCGAGGTGGCCGATGCCCTCAAGAAGCAGGGGCACTGGCAGGGCGAGGCCAAGCATCCGGGCGGGACGGCGCCCGCACCGCAGACGGCAAGCGGTGAGAAGCCGGCGCTCCGGCAGCAGTGA
- the ccmI gene encoding c-type cytochrome biogenesis protein CcmI, with product MMAIWFLFALMTGAAVFALLWPLSRRPDPALPEGGTDSVLATETEFYEDQLRDIERDAARGLITPQEAEAARAEAARRLLRASRTLGDPAVARVGEPALRHRRAASAFALSTVPLIALLVYGLYGSPGLPARPQAERLATARDAGRDLAAGVAQIETHLAKHPEDGRGWEVLAPVYLRLGRTEDAIRAYESALRILGETAPRLADYGEALVAGSDGMVTQKARTAFEQSLAADPGGVKPRFYLARSAEQDGNRDLALSRYTALAEASPADAPWMPLLRESIRRLGGTPSAAEAKPAPGEDQRSAIRGMVAGLDQRLAAEGGSPEEWARLVRSYGVMGERDKAADALARARAALGDKAAPVEAVAREIGLSSP from the coding sequence ATGATGGCGATCTGGTTCCTCTTCGCGCTGATGACCGGGGCAGCAGTGTTCGCGCTGCTCTGGCCGCTCTCGCGCCGGCCCGATCCGGCTCTGCCGGAAGGCGGCACGGACTCGGTACTGGCGACCGAGACCGAATTCTACGAGGACCAGCTGCGCGACATCGAGCGGGACGCGGCCCGCGGCCTCATCACGCCGCAGGAGGCGGAGGCCGCCCGCGCCGAGGCCGCCCGCCGGCTCCTGCGCGCCAGCCGCACGCTCGGCGATCCGGCCGTGGCGCGGGTCGGCGAGCCGGCCCTGCGGCACCGCCGCGCCGCCTCCGCCTTCGCGCTCTCGACCGTGCCGCTGATCGCGCTGCTCGTCTACGGCCTCTACGGGTCGCCGGGCCTGCCGGCCCGGCCCCAGGCTGAGCGCCTCGCCACCGCCCGGGATGCGGGACGCGACCTCGCGGCGGGCGTCGCTCAGATCGAGACCCACCTCGCCAAGCACCCGGAGGACGGGCGCGGCTGGGAGGTGCTGGCGCCGGTCTATCTCCGGCTCGGGCGCACGGAGGATGCGATCAGGGCCTACGAATCGGCCCTGCGGATCCTCGGCGAGACCGCGCCGCGCCTCGCGGATTACGGCGAAGCCCTGGTGGCGGGCAGCGACGGCATGGTGACGCAGAAGGCCCGCACGGCCTTCGAGCAGTCGCTCGCCGCCGATCCGGGCGGGGTCAAGCCGCGATTCTATCTCGCGCGGTCGGCCGAGCAGGACGGCAACCGCGACCTCGCCCTCTCCCGCTACACGGCGCTCGCCGAGGCCTCTCCGGCCGACGCGCCCTGGATGCCGCTCCTGCGCGAGAGCATCCGGCGCCTCGGCGGGACGCCCTCGGCGGCCGAAGCCAAGCCGGCCCCCGGCGAGGACCAGCGCAGTGCCATCCGCGGCATGGTCGCGGGCCTCGACCAGCGCCTCGCGGCCGAAGGCGGCAGCCCGGAGGAATGGGCGCGACTGGTGCGCTCCTACGGGGTCATGGGCGAGCGCGACAAGGCCGCGGATGCCCTCGCACGGGCGCGGGCCGCGCTCGGCGACAAGGCCGCGCCGGTCGAGGCCGTGGCCCGCGAGATCGGCCTGTCCTCCCCCTGA